Within Rattus rattus isolate New Zealand chromosome 12, Rrattus_CSIRO_v1, whole genome shotgun sequence, the genomic segment CATCTACCTGTTGACTCTAACGGGCAACATGTTGATTGTGGGGGTGGTGGGAGCTGATCACCGCCTGCAGAcgcccatgtatttcttcctgggTAACTTGTCCTGCCTAGAGATTCTGATCACTTCCGTCATCATCCCGAAGATGTTGAGCAATTTCCTCTCGAGGCGGCACACCATTTCCTTTGCTGCCTGTATTACTCAGTtttacttttacttcttcctGGGGGCCTCTGAGTTCCTACTGTTGGCCGTCATGTCTGTGGATCGCTACCTGGCCGTCTGCCGACCTCTGCATTACCCCTTGCTCATGAATGGAGCCGTGTGCTTTCGGGTTGCCTGGGCCTGCTGGATGGGGGGGCTCCTCCCCGTGCTCGGCCCCACAGTGGCCGTGGCCCTGCTTCCTTTCTGCAAACAGGGTGCCGTGGTTCGGCATTTCTTCTGTGACAGTGGACCCTTGCTTCACCTGGCTTGTACCAACACCACGAGACTGGAGGAGGCTGACTTTATCCTGGCCTTTCTTGTCATTGTCTCCTCACTCACCGTTACTGCTGCATCTTATGGCttcatagtcctggctgtcctgcgCATCCCCTCAGCTTCGGGTCGGCAGAAGGCTTTCTCCACCTGTACCTCCCACCTGATGGTGGTGACCCTCCTCTATGGGAGTGCCATTTTCCTCTACGTGAGGCCATCCCAGAGTGGCTCTGTGGATACGAACTGGTCAGTGACCGTGATAACAACATTTGTGACCCCTCTGCTGAACCCATTTATCTATGCTTTGCGCAACGATCAAGTCAAGGAAGCTTTGAAAGAGATGTTCAGAAAGGTAGCCGCAAAGCTTTTTGAACAGACTTTACTTGGGGATAGTTTGAGAAAGAAGACAGTGAGTTGAAGGCAAAGGGACCCAGTTTCAGGTCCACATATTCCCAGCATTCCCTTCCTCATGAGAGGAGCCACAGTGAGCTTCAAGGAGAGCAAGCCTACACTTCTCTCTCAAGCAAAAATGAATTGACTACATTATGCCTTGTAATAACCTCTCAGACTATTTtcaatatcttattttattaattatgtgcCTATGTGGGGGGATATGGGGTACGCCCACGAGAGACTAGGAGTCAGAGATTCTCTGGTAGGTAGACAGGGAGAAGAGCCGTGTCTGTGTAATAAAGGTGACCGACGTCCAACATGGCTGGCTTTTCTCACCCTCCTGATCTGTTACAAAAACTTGACAGCTTAAAACAAAGGTCTGGAAGGCTCTTTTTCCCCTTGCCTCCGGCTGATAGACAGTTACGCAATAGCTATAGGCCAATCAGCTAGTCTTTCTTCAAACTGATCCTAAATTAGGGGAGTGTGgtgcccccatagactcatgtgtgtgaatgcttggcccatagggagtggcactattaggaggtgtggccttgttggagtgggtgtggccttgttggagtgggtgtggccttgttggagtgggtgtggccttgttggagagggtgtggccttgttgaaggaagtgtgttactaggggatgggctttgatgttcatatgctcaagctatgtccCAGTGTGACACACGGTCTCCTGCTGCTTGTGGAGCAAGACATTAAGCTcttagcaccatgtctgcctcagtgctgccatgctccccaccatgatgataatggactaaacccctgaagcTGTTGCGCCCTccaattaaaggttgtcctttgGTCAtagggtctcttcacagcaataaaaccctgagacAGGAGGGAAACTCAGACTGAGTTTTTGGCTTCTGAGTGGCCGCCATTTTTATAGTGGGTCTTTTTCTCCACGTGTTtccagcatgtgtgtgttttctcacccaccccaacccccaatatCTTTCTTCAACTGCTGAACCTGTCTGTTCCCATTTGTGGAGTTTGAGATTTCTCCGCTGCCACCTGTCCCACTCCAGAgaattttcctgccttctaatcctttAGCTGGCAGAGAATCTGAAGCTGATCAGGACTCCCTGATTGTATCACGCTCACGAGTACAGGTGAGCAGAGAGGACAtactgggtgctgggagccagtCTCGGATTCTCTGAAGAGCGGTAAGTACACTTGACTGAGTCCTTCTCCCGCCCAGCTCAAACTATTTGATACATCAAGACCAAAATTATCTATCATTTCACCTTCCACCCGCCGTCATTATACCCGAAGTGCTTGAACATGTGTGCATTTATCTGGAAAAATCTGTTAAAATATTCCTAATTCAGTATTTAGGAATATCTGTGTACATCCTCTGTTCAAAGGTTAAAATTTGATTACACTTTCAATAAAGTTTTCAATTATTTATGCAAACcaataatattagaaaaatatcaaaaggagGCCTGCCGAATGCAGCttaattggtaaagtgcttgcctagcatgcgtgaaCTTCTGGGTTTGAGCCCTATCACTTTGTAAACTAGATATGATAATGTGTTTCTTTAACACTGCCGCTTGGAaatgatcagaagttcagggttatTTTCACCTTCAAGTCTGGGATATATAAGATCCCATAAAGGATGATGATGATTTAATAATAGATAATAATAAGGGcggggaagatgactcagtgggttaaAGCACTGGCTAGGCAActatgaggttctgagttcaaatcccaagcgCCTATGTAAAAGGCCAGCAGCAGTCCTGTGAGAACCTCAACTTCAGtattgggagggaagagagagatgccAAGACGTCACTGGCCAGTCAACCTAGTGAAAATGGTGAGCTTCCAATTCAACGAGAGACCTTGTACCTACATGAACGGGGTGCATATATAGAGAAGCAGGCATTcacattaaatacatacatacatacatacatacatacatacatcttaatgcacacaaacaataaaatctaaaaaaaaattatgtagtaTCTTCCATAGAGCAAGCTGTCTGACTTGGATAAATTAAGAATAGAGAGGTCAGTCACCAAGTTTACTAGTAGACAAGGAGACCGCTTAAGATCAATCCTCTGCCTCTTGTCTTGTGGGAGTAGAGTGGCCATGACACAGGCTGAAACAGATTTCATGTCCTGCCTGTTGTGGTTTCTCAGTGTGCTGCTGTAGCACTTTTTAGGACACCCCGACTCTTTGCTCCACGTGTGGGGTCTGCCAGTCTCTCTTTGCAGTATTTCAAGTCAGCACATTCTTAAAGGCGTTTACCCACAGACTTCCAAAGGCTGTTTTGGACGATGTTAGCGTATTCTTCATTTCTGGTTTTCATCTGACGTAAACTACCAAGTAAGTCAAGACATATTTGTGTCGGAGACGACGGAAGTCTCCCGCTGTTTATTTAGTAGGGATGGCTCACGCACCTACTCCTTGACGGTTCCACTTGGGAGGCCGTGGGTTCCaatccagccagggctacatagtgagacctggtctcaaaatgggaaaagaaaatatacttaaaGTCCAAAAGCACCTTCGAAAGTTAGCCTCAGCAGCCTggaacatagtgagttccaggatagccagggcttcacagacaGTCcccgtctcaaaaaccaaccgaccaagaaacacataaattaaAGTCAGTCTCAGAAGCCCTAGAAGATCCCAACTACACCGgtatttgaccttttcccttgATATTTCTCTTTGGCGGTTTTAATCGTTTGGTTTTGTGTGAGagaggagaaataagaaaaatctcgattccctttaaaaagaaatttaaaccaAGCTATGACACTTTTAAGTCAGTTTGACATAGGCgacagtcatttgggaagaggaaagctcaactgagaaaacgcccTCATCCGATTGGCCTGTGAGAAAGAAGCCTTTGGTGTGTTTTCTGGTTTGATGATTCAAGTGGTAAGGACCAACTCGTTACCGCTGTTCCTGCTCCACAGAGCCCACCCGAGATGAGCATTCAGACAGCCTTTGTAGCCAATTGAAATTCTTTATTCCAGCTGGTTGCGAATACCCGTAGGGATTCACGACCTAAGCGTAGCCTGGAGCGGAATCCTGGCATCTTGCTTAGTAGCGGGTGGGGAGCTTTACAGAAGCAAGCATCTTGACCGAAGCACCTTGTTCTCCCGTTCCTAAACTGGGGCTGGGTAAATTTTCCAGGGGATTCTTCGTCAAGACCAAATTCTAGTTAAACCGGAAATAGCCTCCTCAAGACTACAAGATGGAGGAACTGCGGCGCTGCCTCGCGCAAGCCATGTGAAACAAGTCAGGAAGGAGCACCCCTCCGCTGCCTCTgcgtgagctccaggctcaggttcctgccttgagttcctgtcctccccctgccccacccccgaATGATGGACTACAAGCTGTGAGATGAACTGtaaattctttccttcccaagttgcttctggtcatggtgttttactgtggtgctttggatgagaatggcccccatgggcccgtatgtttgaatgtttggtccccagttgacctgtttaggaaggattaggaggcgtggccttgttgcaggaagtgtgtcatggCATGCTCTTTCTGCCTGTCACTTATAGATCAGCTGAGAGCTCTCAAGgccccagcaccatgcctccctgcctgctgtcatgctcctcACCGTGGACCGTGGACCAGGTCATGTTCACGGACCAACCCTGTAAAACGGTAAGCAACCCCCAAAGAACtgcttctttctttaagttgccttggtcatggtgtctcttcatagcaacagaacaatCAGACATGTATCATGGGTACACGGACCTTACCGAAGACGCAAGCTTCTGAGGCAACCAGACCCTATGCTGTCAGAGCTACAGACACATTCTGTGTGATGCCATTGGCTAAGTATTCTGAATTCCTTATCTCCCTCCATAGTCTCTAAGTTATCACATCGACAAAACTTCCTCACAGTGTAGGACCCCTCCTCCCTGCTGAAAGGCCTAAATGGGTACCTTTGCTATTTGGGGGGGTGGTCTGAGGCCTTTTCCTTTGTAGCCCACCATTCTGTCTGGCATCAAATAAAGCTTGTGTGCTTGAGGACATCTGCCTGGTGTTTCT encodes:
- the LOC116913988 gene encoding olfactory receptor 6S1, translated to MTPSGNQSDGTTEFVLAGFPNLNGTGVEVFSVFLFIYLLTLTGNMLIVGVVGADHRLQTPMYFFLGNLSCLEILITSVIIPKMLSNFLSRRHTISFAACITQFYFYFFLGASEFLLLAVMSVDRYLAVCRPLHYPLLMNGAVCFRVAWACWMGGLLPVLGPTVAVALLPFCKQGAVVRHFFCDSGPLLHLACTNTTRLEEADFILAFLVIVSSLTVTAASYGFIVLAVLRIPSASGRQKAFSTCTSHLMVVTLLYGSAIFLYVRPSQSGSVDTNWSVTVITTFVTPLLNPFIYALRNDQVKEALKEMFRKVAAKLFEQTLLGDSLRKKTVS